In Paralichthys olivaceus isolate ysfri-2021 chromosome 1, ASM2471397v2, whole genome shotgun sequence, the following are encoded in one genomic region:
- the secisbp2l gene encoding selenocysteine insertion sequence-binding protein 2-like isoform X5 has product MSLSGEASGGGGSGGIGGGGGGGGGVETTPIPSYLITCYPFVQENQANRQHPMYNGGELRWQQPNPNPGGPYLAYPILSSPQPPVSNEYAYYQIMPAPCPPVMGFYQPFPGTYTGPVQTGVINPVSADVGERPLPLGPTYGMASQRGRGMVRPNVLPKQQLGVCQPSRGRRPPTRNVAVQKEVCTLGPDGRTKTVMLVDAAQQTGKNTVATNFPGEVSGRCAAERASPLLWKNRTKRRRASHPAENYNEQGTCEADIDSDSGYCSPKHNQATGVTQRTTEHTAAPTGVEAGVMTSDTWVNVASQATPKSWGDRNGQFHRAEQRKNPEQRNFSQDFHNGYPGRLPPNQSEQRLQPAAVTGTELTPEPLYFEDEDEFPDLATGGAIQRSTKPEAAPAQTHTQPKLPKNLLDNLPENSPINIVQTPIPITTSVPKRAKSQRKKALAAALATAQEYSEISMEQKKLQEAFTKAAGKKSKTSVELDLGDMLAALEKHQQAVKAKQITNTKPLSFTVGTTTPFHSSGSTNVPSMLKGHQQPYSAPHNALDSTAPRIKRGKEREIPKVKRPTALKKIILKEREGKKGKTSVEQESSGQEENGDECLRFTDDLTQEPASQEENGLSVPSDASLSPASQNSPYSITPVSQGSPASSGIGSPMASNAITKIHSRRFREYCNQVLSKEIDESVTLLLQELVRFQERVYQNDPTKAKSKRRLVMGLREVTKHMKLHKIKCVIISPNCEKIQAKGGLDEALYNVIAMAREQEIPFVFALGRKALGRCVNKLVPVSVVGIFNYSGAEGLFNRLVSLTEEARKAYKDMVSALEQEQAEEALKNDKKVPHHMGHSRNHSAASAISFCSIFSEPISEVNEKEYETNWRSMVETSDAPEPVEAEQSRPAPPTAGQKDTEPLAATANAAPSTSTAPQSRAGPMTQGTGERDEVRVDDRLELASQQSTETGSLDGSCRGPLNSSITSTTSTLVPGMLEEAEEEEEEEEDYTPEPISVEVPTLSSRIESWVSKTLENLQLGKSQESTEDEEEEDEEEEEERGQSEDEEDLDSADITETTSEDKEQVEAKKVTG; this is encoded by the exons ATGAGTCTTTCTGGAGAGGCCAGTGGTGGAGGAGGCAGCGGAGGtattggaggaggaggaggaggtggtggcggGGTGGAAACCACTCCCATACCAAGCTACCTCATCACCTGCTACCCTTTTGTCCAGGAGAACCAAGCCAACAG GCAACATCCTATGTATAATGGAGGGGAGCTGCGCTGGCAgcagcctaaccctaaccccggTGGACCGTACCTGGCCTACCCCATCTTGTCTTCCCCCCAGCCTCCTGTGTCCAACGAGTATGCTTACTACCAGATTATGCCTGCTCCCTGCCCACCTGTCATGGGCTTCTATCAGCCCTTCCCTGGCACCTACACAGGTCCTGTGCAAACTGGAGTAATCAACCCAGTCTCAGCAGATGTCGGGGAGAGGCCACTGCCTCTGGGACCAACATATGGGATGGCCAGTCAGAGGGGGAGAGGCATGGTCAGACCTAACGTTCTCCCAAAG CAACAGTTGGGTGTGTGTCAGCCTTCAAGAGGTCGTCGGCCTCCAACAAGGAATGTAGCTGTGCAGAAGGAGGTGTGCACCTTGGGGCCCGATGGTAGAACCAAGACCGTCATGCTGGTTGATGCAGCACAGCAGACCGGTAAAAATACTGTGGCAACAA ATTTCCCAGGTGAGGTATCAGGGCGATGTGCTGCTGAGCGGGCCAGTCCTCTGCTGTGGAAGAACCGAACAAAGAGAAGACGGGCGTCCCATCCAGCTGAGAACTACAACGAGCAGGGCACCTGTGAGGCAGATATAGACAGTGACAGCGGATACTGTAGCCCCAAACACAACCAGGCCACTGGGGTAACACAACGAACAACAGAGCATACAGCAGCACCTACG GGAGTAGAGGCTGGTGTCATGACAT CAGACACCTGGGTAAATGTAGCCTCTCAGGCGACACCAAAGTCCTGGGGGGACAGGAACGGCCAGtttcacagagcagagcagaggaagaatCCTGAACAGCGGAACTTCTCACAG gatttccacaatggtTATCCAGGGCGTTTGCCACCCAACCAGTCCGAACAAAGACTTCAGCCAGCAGCGGTCACTGGCACTGAGCTCACTCCAGAGCCCCTCTACTTTGAG GATGAAGATGAGTTTCCAGATCTTGCTACTGGAGGAGCCATCCAACGTAGCACCAAGCCAGAAGCTGCTccagctcagacacacacgcaaCCCAAGCTGCCCAAAAACCTG CTGGATAACCTACCAGAAAACTCCCCTATCAACATTGTGCAAACACCCATCCCCATCACCACGTCTGTTCCCAAGAGGGCCAAGAGCCAGAGGAAGAAGGCTCTAGCTGCTGCCTTGGCCACTGCACAGGAGTACTCTGAAATCAGCATGGAACAGAAGAAACTACAG GAGGCATTCACCAAAGCAGCAGGGAAGAAGAGTAAAACCTCTGTTGAGCTGGACCTGGGAGACATGCTGGCAGCTTTGGAGAAACATCAGCAGGCTGTGAAGGCCAAACAAATCACCAACACCAAACCACTGTCCTTTACAG TTGGAACCACCACTCCATTTCACAGCTCAGGCTCGACCAATGTGCCCTCCATGTTGAAGGGTCACCAGCAGCCATACTCAGCCCCACATAATGCCCTGGATTCCACTGCACCCCGCAtcaagagagggaaggagagagagattcCCAAAGTCAAACGGCCAACAGCCCTGAAGAAG ATTATCTTGAAAGAACGTGAAGGGAAGAAAGGCAAGACGAGTGTGGAACAAGAGTCCTCAGGCCAGGAGGAAAATGGAGATGAGTGTCTCCGTTTTACTGATGATCTTACACAAGAGCCTGCCTCCCAAGAAG AGAATGGTCTGAGTGTGCCCAGTGATGCGTCCCTTTCCCCAGCCAGCCAGAACTCTCCATACAGCATCACTCCAGTGTCCCAGGGTTCTCCTGCCAGCTCTGGCATCGGGAGTCCCATGGCATCAAATGCGATCACCAAGATCCACAGTCGACGTTTCAGAGA GTACTGTAACCAAGTTCTGAGTAAGGAGATCGACGAGAGCGTGACTCTGCTGTTACAGGAGCTGGTTCGCTTCCAGGAGCGGGTCTACCAGAACGATCCCACCAAGGCCAAATCCAAACGCCGCCTGGTCATGGGTCTCCGAGAGGTCACCAAGCACATGAAGTTGCACAAGATTAAGTGTGTCATCATCTCTCCAAACTGTGAAAAGATCCAGGCCAAAG gtggTTTGGATGAAGCTTTGTACAATGTGATTGCCATGGCCCGGGAGCAGGAGATCCCATTTGTGTTTGCCCTGGGCAGAAAAGCTCTTGGACGCTGTGTCAATAAACTAGTGCCTGTGAGCGTGGTTGGCATTTTCAACTATTCTGGAGCCGAG GGTCTCTTCAACCGTTTAGTGTCTCTGACAGAAGAAGCCAGGAAGGCCTATAAGGACATGGTGTCAGCTCTGGAGCAGGAGCAGGCCGAGGAGGCGCTGAAAAACGACAAGAAAGTCCCACACCACATGGGGCATTCCCGTAACCACTCTGCTGCTTCTGCAATCTCCTTCTGCTCTATCTTCTCCGAGCCTATTTCAGAAGTCAATGAAAAGGAGTACG AGACCAACTGGAGGAGTATGGTGGAGACTTCAGATGCTCCAGAGCCTGTTGAGGCTGAGCAGAGTCGCCCTGCACCTCCCACAGCCGGCCAGAAGGACACTGAGCCTCTGGCAGCCACAGCCAACGCCGCTCCGTCTACCTCCACCGCTCCGCAGTCCAGGGCAGGGCCTATGACACAGGGTACCggtgagagagatgaggtgcGGGTGGACGATCGGCTGGAGCTGGCCTCACAGCAGAGCACAGAAACGGGCTCGTTGGATGGAAGCTGCAGGGGTCCGCTGAACTCCTCTATCACCTCCACCACTTCCACCCTCGTCCCTGGGATGTTGgaagaggcggaggaggaggaagaggaggaagaggactaCACTCCTGAACCTATTTCTGTGGAGGTGCCCACCCTCAGCAGCCGCATCGAATCCTGGGTGTCAAAGACCCTGGAAAACCTGCAACTGGGAAAGAGCCAGGAAAGTacggaggacgaggaggaagaagatgaggaggaggaggaggagagagggcagagtgaggatgaggaggacctCGACTCAGCAGACATCACAGAGACGACGTCGGAGGACAAAGAGCAAGTGGAGGCTAAGAAGGTCACTGGCTGA
- the secisbp2l gene encoding selenocysteine insertion sequence-binding protein 2-like isoform X1: MDASDNKDVKLSAEVEPFIPQKKGLEGTLVSMSLSGEASGGGGSGGIGGGGGGGGGVETTPIPSYLITCYPFVQENQANRQHPMYNGGELRWQQPNPNPGGPYLAYPILSSPQPPVSNEYAYYQIMPAPCPPVMGFYQPFPGTYTGPVQTGVINPVSADVGERPLPLGPTYGMASQRGRGMVRPNVLPKQQLGVCQPSRGRRPPTRNVAVQKEVCTLGPDGRTKTVMLVDAAQQTGKNTVATNFPGEVSGRCAAERASPLLWKNRTKRRRASHPAENYNEQGTCEADIDSDSGYCSPKHNQATGVTQRTTEHTAAPTGVEAGVMTSDTWVNVASQATPKSWGDRNGQFHRAEQRKNPEQRNFSQDFHNGYPGRLPPNQSEQRLQPAAVTGTELTPEPLYFEDEDEFPDLATGGAIQRSTKPEAAPAQTHTQPKLPKNLLDNLPENSPINIVQTPIPITTSVPKRAKSQRKKALAAALATAQEYSEISMEQKKLQEAFTKAAGKKSKTSVELDLGDMLAALEKHQQAVKAKQITNTKPLSFTVGTTTPFHSSGSTNVPSMLKGHQQPYSAPHNALDSTAPRIKRGKEREIPKVKRPTALKKIILKEREGKKGKTSVEQESSGQEENGDECLRFTDDLTQEPASQEENGLSVPSDASLSPASQNSPYSITPVSQGSPASSGIGSPMASNAITKIHSRRFREYCNQVLSKEIDESVTLLLQELVRFQERVYQNDPTKAKSKRRLVMGLREVTKHMKLHKIKCVIISPNCEKIQAKGGLDEALYNVIAMAREQEIPFVFALGRKALGRCVNKLVPVSVVGIFNYSGAEGLFNRLVSLTEEARKAYKDMVSALEQEQAEEALKNDKKVPHHMGHSRNHSAASAISFCSIFSEPISEVNEKEYETNWRSMVETSDAPEPVEAEQSRPAPPTAGQKDTEPLAATANAAPSTSTAPQSRAGPMTQGTGERDEVRVDDRLELASQQSTETGSLDGSCRGPLNSSITSTTSTLVPGMLEEAEEEEEEEEDYTPEPISVEVPTLSSRIESWVSKTLENLQLGKSQESTEDEEEEDEEEEEERGQSEDEEDLDSADITETTSEDKEQVEAKKVTG, from the exons ATGGACGCTAGTGACAATAAG GATGTGAAGCTTTCAGCCGAAGTGGAACCGTTCATCCCACAGAAGAAAGGTCTTGAAGGAACCCTGGTCAGCATGAGTCTTTCTGGAGAGGCCAGTGGTGGAGGAGGCAGCGGAGGtattggaggaggaggaggaggtggtggcggGGTGGAAACCACTCCCATACCAAGCTACCTCATCACCTGCTACCCTTTTGTCCAGGAGAACCAAGCCAACAG GCAACATCCTATGTATAATGGAGGGGAGCTGCGCTGGCAgcagcctaaccctaaccccggTGGACCGTACCTGGCCTACCCCATCTTGTCTTCCCCCCAGCCTCCTGTGTCCAACGAGTATGCTTACTACCAGATTATGCCTGCTCCCTGCCCACCTGTCATGGGCTTCTATCAGCCCTTCCCTGGCACCTACACAGGTCCTGTGCAAACTGGAGTAATCAACCCAGTCTCAGCAGATGTCGGGGAGAGGCCACTGCCTCTGGGACCAACATATGGGATGGCCAGTCAGAGGGGGAGAGGCATGGTCAGACCTAACGTTCTCCCAAAG CAACAGTTGGGTGTGTGTCAGCCTTCAAGAGGTCGTCGGCCTCCAACAAGGAATGTAGCTGTGCAGAAGGAGGTGTGCACCTTGGGGCCCGATGGTAGAACCAAGACCGTCATGCTGGTTGATGCAGCACAGCAGACCGGTAAAAATACTGTGGCAACAA ATTTCCCAGGTGAGGTATCAGGGCGATGTGCTGCTGAGCGGGCCAGTCCTCTGCTGTGGAAGAACCGAACAAAGAGAAGACGGGCGTCCCATCCAGCTGAGAACTACAACGAGCAGGGCACCTGTGAGGCAGATATAGACAGTGACAGCGGATACTGTAGCCCCAAACACAACCAGGCCACTGGGGTAACACAACGAACAACAGAGCATACAGCAGCACCTACG GGAGTAGAGGCTGGTGTCATGACAT CAGACACCTGGGTAAATGTAGCCTCTCAGGCGACACCAAAGTCCTGGGGGGACAGGAACGGCCAGtttcacagagcagagcagaggaagaatCCTGAACAGCGGAACTTCTCACAG gatttccacaatggtTATCCAGGGCGTTTGCCACCCAACCAGTCCGAACAAAGACTTCAGCCAGCAGCGGTCACTGGCACTGAGCTCACTCCAGAGCCCCTCTACTTTGAG GATGAAGATGAGTTTCCAGATCTTGCTACTGGAGGAGCCATCCAACGTAGCACCAAGCCAGAAGCTGCTccagctcagacacacacgcaaCCCAAGCTGCCCAAAAACCTG CTGGATAACCTACCAGAAAACTCCCCTATCAACATTGTGCAAACACCCATCCCCATCACCACGTCTGTTCCCAAGAGGGCCAAGAGCCAGAGGAAGAAGGCTCTAGCTGCTGCCTTGGCCACTGCACAGGAGTACTCTGAAATCAGCATGGAACAGAAGAAACTACAG GAGGCATTCACCAAAGCAGCAGGGAAGAAGAGTAAAACCTCTGTTGAGCTGGACCTGGGAGACATGCTGGCAGCTTTGGAGAAACATCAGCAGGCTGTGAAGGCCAAACAAATCACCAACACCAAACCACTGTCCTTTACAG TTGGAACCACCACTCCATTTCACAGCTCAGGCTCGACCAATGTGCCCTCCATGTTGAAGGGTCACCAGCAGCCATACTCAGCCCCACATAATGCCCTGGATTCCACTGCACCCCGCAtcaagagagggaaggagagagagattcCCAAAGTCAAACGGCCAACAGCCCTGAAGAAG ATTATCTTGAAAGAACGTGAAGGGAAGAAAGGCAAGACGAGTGTGGAACAAGAGTCCTCAGGCCAGGAGGAAAATGGAGATGAGTGTCTCCGTTTTACTGATGATCTTACACAAGAGCCTGCCTCCCAAGAAG AGAATGGTCTGAGTGTGCCCAGTGATGCGTCCCTTTCCCCAGCCAGCCAGAACTCTCCATACAGCATCACTCCAGTGTCCCAGGGTTCTCCTGCCAGCTCTGGCATCGGGAGTCCCATGGCATCAAATGCGATCACCAAGATCCACAGTCGACGTTTCAGAGA GTACTGTAACCAAGTTCTGAGTAAGGAGATCGACGAGAGCGTGACTCTGCTGTTACAGGAGCTGGTTCGCTTCCAGGAGCGGGTCTACCAGAACGATCCCACCAAGGCCAAATCCAAACGCCGCCTGGTCATGGGTCTCCGAGAGGTCACCAAGCACATGAAGTTGCACAAGATTAAGTGTGTCATCATCTCTCCAAACTGTGAAAAGATCCAGGCCAAAG gtggTTTGGATGAAGCTTTGTACAATGTGATTGCCATGGCCCGGGAGCAGGAGATCCCATTTGTGTTTGCCCTGGGCAGAAAAGCTCTTGGACGCTGTGTCAATAAACTAGTGCCTGTGAGCGTGGTTGGCATTTTCAACTATTCTGGAGCCGAG GGTCTCTTCAACCGTTTAGTGTCTCTGACAGAAGAAGCCAGGAAGGCCTATAAGGACATGGTGTCAGCTCTGGAGCAGGAGCAGGCCGAGGAGGCGCTGAAAAACGACAAGAAAGTCCCACACCACATGGGGCATTCCCGTAACCACTCTGCTGCTTCTGCAATCTCCTTCTGCTCTATCTTCTCCGAGCCTATTTCAGAAGTCAATGAAAAGGAGTACG AGACCAACTGGAGGAGTATGGTGGAGACTTCAGATGCTCCAGAGCCTGTTGAGGCTGAGCAGAGTCGCCCTGCACCTCCCACAGCCGGCCAGAAGGACACTGAGCCTCTGGCAGCCACAGCCAACGCCGCTCCGTCTACCTCCACCGCTCCGCAGTCCAGGGCAGGGCCTATGACACAGGGTACCggtgagagagatgaggtgcGGGTGGACGATCGGCTGGAGCTGGCCTCACAGCAGAGCACAGAAACGGGCTCGTTGGATGGAAGCTGCAGGGGTCCGCTGAACTCCTCTATCACCTCCACCACTTCCACCCTCGTCCCTGGGATGTTGgaagaggcggaggaggaggaagaggaggaagaggactaCACTCCTGAACCTATTTCTGTGGAGGTGCCCACCCTCAGCAGCCGCATCGAATCCTGGGTGTCAAAGACCCTGGAAAACCTGCAACTGGGAAAGAGCCAGGAAAGTacggaggacgaggaggaagaagatgaggaggaggaggaggagagagggcagagtgaggatgaggaggacctCGACTCAGCAGACATCACAGAGACGACGTCGGAGGACAAAGAGCAAGTGGAGGCTAAGAAGGTCACTGGCTGA
- the secisbp2l gene encoding selenocysteine insertion sequence-binding protein 2-like isoform X6: MSLSGEASGGGGSGGIGGGGGGGGGVETTPIPSYLITCYPFVQENQANRQHPMYNGGELRWQQPNPNPGGPYLAYPILSSPQPPVSNEYAYYQIMPAPCPPVMGFYQPFPGTYTGPVQTGVINPVSADVGERPLPLGPTYGMASQRGRGMVRPNVLPKQQLGVCQPSRGRRPPTRNVAVQKEVCTLGPDGRTKTVMLVDAAQQTDFPGEVSGRCAAERASPLLWKNRTKRRRASHPAENYNEQGTCEADIDSDSGYCSPKHNQATGVTQRTTEHTAAPTGVEAGVMTSDTWVNVASQATPKSWGDRNGQFHRAEQRKNPEQRNFSQDFHNGYPGRLPPNQSEQRLQPAAVTGTELTPEPLYFEDEDEFPDLATGGAIQRSTKPEAAPAQTHTQPKLPKNLLDNLPENSPINIVQTPIPITTSVPKRAKSQRKKALAAALATAQEYSEISMEQKKLQEAFTKAAGKKSKTSVELDLGDMLAALEKHQQAVKAKQITNTKPLSFTVGTTTPFHSSGSTNVPSMLKGHQQPYSAPHNALDSTAPRIKRGKEREIPKVKRPTALKKIILKEREGKKGKTSVEQESSGQEENGDECLRFTDDLTQEPASQEENGLSVPSDASLSPASQNSPYSITPVSQGSPASSGIGSPMASNAITKIHSRRFREYCNQVLSKEIDESVTLLLQELVRFQERVYQNDPTKAKSKRRLVMGLREVTKHMKLHKIKCVIISPNCEKIQAKGGLDEALYNVIAMAREQEIPFVFALGRKALGRCVNKLVPVSVVGIFNYSGAEGLFNRLVSLTEEARKAYKDMVSALEQEQAEEALKNDKKVPHHMGHSRNHSAASAISFCSIFSEPISEVNEKEYETNWRSMVETSDAPEPVEAEQSRPAPPTAGQKDTEPLAATANAAPSTSTAPQSRAGPMTQGTGERDEVRVDDRLELASQQSTETGSLDGSCRGPLNSSITSTTSTLVPGMLEEAEEEEEEEEDYTPEPISVEVPTLSSRIESWVSKTLENLQLGKSQESTEDEEEEDEEEEEERGQSEDEEDLDSADITETTSEDKEQVEAKKVTG; this comes from the exons ATGAGTCTTTCTGGAGAGGCCAGTGGTGGAGGAGGCAGCGGAGGtattggaggaggaggaggaggtggtggcggGGTGGAAACCACTCCCATACCAAGCTACCTCATCACCTGCTACCCTTTTGTCCAGGAGAACCAAGCCAACAG GCAACATCCTATGTATAATGGAGGGGAGCTGCGCTGGCAgcagcctaaccctaaccccggTGGACCGTACCTGGCCTACCCCATCTTGTCTTCCCCCCAGCCTCCTGTGTCCAACGAGTATGCTTACTACCAGATTATGCCTGCTCCCTGCCCACCTGTCATGGGCTTCTATCAGCCCTTCCCTGGCACCTACACAGGTCCTGTGCAAACTGGAGTAATCAACCCAGTCTCAGCAGATGTCGGGGAGAGGCCACTGCCTCTGGGACCAACATATGGGATGGCCAGTCAGAGGGGGAGAGGCATGGTCAGACCTAACGTTCTCCCAAAG CAACAGTTGGGTGTGTGTCAGCCTTCAAGAGGTCGTCGGCCTCCAACAAGGAATGTAGCTGTGCAGAAGGAGGTGTGCACCTTGGGGCCCGATGGTAGAACCAAGACCGTCATGCTGGTTGATGCAGCACAGCAGACCG ATTTCCCAGGTGAGGTATCAGGGCGATGTGCTGCTGAGCGGGCCAGTCCTCTGCTGTGGAAGAACCGAACAAAGAGAAGACGGGCGTCCCATCCAGCTGAGAACTACAACGAGCAGGGCACCTGTGAGGCAGATATAGACAGTGACAGCGGATACTGTAGCCCCAAACACAACCAGGCCACTGGGGTAACACAACGAACAACAGAGCATACAGCAGCACCTACG GGAGTAGAGGCTGGTGTCATGACAT CAGACACCTGGGTAAATGTAGCCTCTCAGGCGACACCAAAGTCCTGGGGGGACAGGAACGGCCAGtttcacagagcagagcagaggaagaatCCTGAACAGCGGAACTTCTCACAG gatttccacaatggtTATCCAGGGCGTTTGCCACCCAACCAGTCCGAACAAAGACTTCAGCCAGCAGCGGTCACTGGCACTGAGCTCACTCCAGAGCCCCTCTACTTTGAG GATGAAGATGAGTTTCCAGATCTTGCTACTGGAGGAGCCATCCAACGTAGCACCAAGCCAGAAGCTGCTccagctcagacacacacgcaaCCCAAGCTGCCCAAAAACCTG CTGGATAACCTACCAGAAAACTCCCCTATCAACATTGTGCAAACACCCATCCCCATCACCACGTCTGTTCCCAAGAGGGCCAAGAGCCAGAGGAAGAAGGCTCTAGCTGCTGCCTTGGCCACTGCACAGGAGTACTCTGAAATCAGCATGGAACAGAAGAAACTACAG GAGGCATTCACCAAAGCAGCAGGGAAGAAGAGTAAAACCTCTGTTGAGCTGGACCTGGGAGACATGCTGGCAGCTTTGGAGAAACATCAGCAGGCTGTGAAGGCCAAACAAATCACCAACACCAAACCACTGTCCTTTACAG TTGGAACCACCACTCCATTTCACAGCTCAGGCTCGACCAATGTGCCCTCCATGTTGAAGGGTCACCAGCAGCCATACTCAGCCCCACATAATGCCCTGGATTCCACTGCACCCCGCAtcaagagagggaaggagagagagattcCCAAAGTCAAACGGCCAACAGCCCTGAAGAAG ATTATCTTGAAAGAACGTGAAGGGAAGAAAGGCAAGACGAGTGTGGAACAAGAGTCCTCAGGCCAGGAGGAAAATGGAGATGAGTGTCTCCGTTTTACTGATGATCTTACACAAGAGCCTGCCTCCCAAGAAG AGAATGGTCTGAGTGTGCCCAGTGATGCGTCCCTTTCCCCAGCCAGCCAGAACTCTCCATACAGCATCACTCCAGTGTCCCAGGGTTCTCCTGCCAGCTCTGGCATCGGGAGTCCCATGGCATCAAATGCGATCACCAAGATCCACAGTCGACGTTTCAGAGA GTACTGTAACCAAGTTCTGAGTAAGGAGATCGACGAGAGCGTGACTCTGCTGTTACAGGAGCTGGTTCGCTTCCAGGAGCGGGTCTACCAGAACGATCCCACCAAGGCCAAATCCAAACGCCGCCTGGTCATGGGTCTCCGAGAGGTCACCAAGCACATGAAGTTGCACAAGATTAAGTGTGTCATCATCTCTCCAAACTGTGAAAAGATCCAGGCCAAAG gtggTTTGGATGAAGCTTTGTACAATGTGATTGCCATGGCCCGGGAGCAGGAGATCCCATTTGTGTTTGCCCTGGGCAGAAAAGCTCTTGGACGCTGTGTCAATAAACTAGTGCCTGTGAGCGTGGTTGGCATTTTCAACTATTCTGGAGCCGAG GGTCTCTTCAACCGTTTAGTGTCTCTGACAGAAGAAGCCAGGAAGGCCTATAAGGACATGGTGTCAGCTCTGGAGCAGGAGCAGGCCGAGGAGGCGCTGAAAAACGACAAGAAAGTCCCACACCACATGGGGCATTCCCGTAACCACTCTGCTGCTTCTGCAATCTCCTTCTGCTCTATCTTCTCCGAGCCTATTTCAGAAGTCAATGAAAAGGAGTACG AGACCAACTGGAGGAGTATGGTGGAGACTTCAGATGCTCCAGAGCCTGTTGAGGCTGAGCAGAGTCGCCCTGCACCTCCCACAGCCGGCCAGAAGGACACTGAGCCTCTGGCAGCCACAGCCAACGCCGCTCCGTCTACCTCCACCGCTCCGCAGTCCAGGGCAGGGCCTATGACACAGGGTACCggtgagagagatgaggtgcGGGTGGACGATCGGCTGGAGCTGGCCTCACAGCAGAGCACAGAAACGGGCTCGTTGGATGGAAGCTGCAGGGGTCCGCTGAACTCCTCTATCACCTCCACCACTTCCACCCTCGTCCCTGGGATGTTGgaagaggcggaggaggaggaagaggaggaagaggactaCACTCCTGAACCTATTTCTGTGGAGGTGCCCACCCTCAGCAGCCGCATCGAATCCTGGGTGTCAAAGACCCTGGAAAACCTGCAACTGGGAAAGAGCCAGGAAAGTacggaggacgaggaggaagaagatgaggaggaggaggaggagagagggcagagtgaggatgaggaggacctCGACTCAGCAGACATCACAGAGACGACGTCGGAGGACAAAGAGCAAGTGGAGGCTAAGAAGGTCACTGGCTGA